GCATGGGCGGCGGCAAGGCCGGCGTCTCCACCCGCCGCCAGAACGCGGAAGTGGTGCTGACCCTGGTCGACGCCCGCACCTCCGAGCAGGTCATCACCACCAGCGGCGAGGCCAAGATCTCGGACAAGGCCTGGGAGGCGGCGCTGCGCGCGCAGTCCAACGCCCATGGCGCCCGCGGCGGCATCCACTACAGCAGCTGGGAAAACACCGAGATCGGCAAGGTCATCAAGCAGGCGTACGAAGAAGCCTACGAGAAGATGGAGCCGGCCGTTCGCCGCCTGGCCAGGCAGCGTGGAGCCGGCGGTTCGCGGCAGTCGGCCCTGGCTTCCACCTTGGGCATGTTCAAGCCCGGATTGGGGGGCGGCGCGCCCGCGCCAGTGGCGACCGAAGGTGATGTGTCCGTGGCCAGGGCGACTTCGGCCGGCCAGGGGCTGCGCTCGCTGCTCCCGCGGCGCGCGCAGCAGGAACAGGCGGTGGCGGAGGTCGAAGAGGTCGAGGAGCAGGCGACCGCCTTGCAGCCGGCTCCCGCCCCGCAGGTCGTGGTCGAACCCGCCCCGGTCGCCGTTCCCGCTCAGGTTGCCGCGCCTGCCGGCGCTCCCCTGGACATGGATGCCGAGGGCGAGCTGCTCGCCAGCCAGACGCTGGCCCTGCGCCGTACCGCGCGCCTGCTGGCGCAGCCGGCGGCCGATGCCGAGGTGGTGGCCGAGCTGCGCACCGGCATGCTGCTGTTCCCGACCGGCAGCAAGCAGGGCGCGATGCTCGAGGTGGAGAACGAGGTCGGCCAGCGTGGCTGGGTGCCCTCGGCCGCGGTCGTCGTCGCCCAGTAAGCAGGAATCCGGCCGCCATCGCGGCGGTTGCACGGTCCGGCGCCCGGCGCGCCGGACCTGCCGGGTCAGAGCATCCGGCTGATGGTGAAGCTGCCGAACACCGGCCGCTCCTCCTGGCCCTCGAACTCGCGCGCGCCGTGGTAGCGCGCCAGGGCGAACTTCCAGCGGCCGCGGGTCAGGGCCATGCCGTAGCCGACCTCGCCCACCAGCGGACGCCTGTCCACGCTGTGGCTGTCGCGGAAGGTGTTGCCGTCCA
This genomic interval from Pseudoxanthomonas suwonensis 11-1 contains the following:
- a CDS encoding CsgG/HfaB family protein; its protein translation is MSYQHFPTRALALCGLLAAAFAPEAHAGLFGGGCSEPIGSVRISEPDDGAELWSAYGLSAPTRMLRVMVNDSRCFTVVDRGAGLAAIREEQELAAAGQLRAGHNVGGGQIRSADFVLIPDIVSQNANAGGSSFGVEGEKRGFLGMGGGKAGVSTRRQNAEVVLTLVDARTSEQVITTSGEAKISDKAWEAALRAQSNAHGARGGIHYSSWENTEIGKVIKQAYEEAYEKMEPAVRRLARQRGAGGSRQSALASTLGMFKPGLGGGAPAPVATEGDVSVARATSAGQGLRSLLPRRAQQEQAVAEVEEVEEQATALQPAPAPQVVVEPAPVAVPAQVAAPAGAPLDMDAEGELLASQTLALRRTARLLAQPAADAEVVAELRTGMLLFPTGSKQGAMLEVENEVGQRGWVPSAAVVVAQ